In one Pseudomonas sp. SG20056 genomic region, the following are encoded:
- a CDS encoding alpha-2-macroglobulin, with amino-acid sequence MPKNGLLLALVLSLLSACDSSTPGPAEVTATQAPPVSSEAAKPAVDRKALAERYAGRELTVVDVSEVQLDGASTLSISFSVPLDPEQKLAERLHLVDSKDGKVDGAWELTDNLMEVRLRHLEPQRKLVLTVDAGLLGLNGKSLAAEQVTRLETRDLQASVGFASRGSLLPTRLAEGLPVIALNVDKINVEFFRIKPESLPAFLNRWGRASNLDNWEARSLLPMADLVYGGRFDLNPARNTRETLLLPIAGLEPFKQPGVYLAVMREAGSYNYSQPATLFTLSDIGLSARRYQNRIDVFTQALAGGDALGDVLLEILDAEGQVLAEGKTDSAGHGELPLPPKAEVLLAHQGEQTSLLRLNSAALDLAEFDIAGPVAHPLQFFVFGPRDLYRPGETVLLNGLLRDADGRAVKAQPVNVEVRRPDEQVSRKFVWQADDSGLYQYQLQLADEAPTGRWQLLFDLGDGRQQLYEFSVEDFLPERMALELKGSDVPYSPAENAQFDVTGRYLYGAPAAGNRLSGQLYVRPLREAVASLPGYQFGSVTEEELSEDIELDETSLDEQGKASLDIESRWSDAKSPLRLILQASLQESGGRAITRRIIQPVWPAERLPGVRGLFDGEEVDADSLAEFEVLVADAEGNKLAADQLSVRLIRERRDYFWNFSESDGWSHNYTEKFLTLNEETLKVAAGGTAKISFPVEWGPYRIEVIDGQTGLLSSLRFWAGYRWQDNADGGAVRPDQVKLALDKPAYVDGDTAQVTVTPPAAGKGYLMVESSEGPLWWQEVDVPAEGKTFDIPIAKDWARHDLYVSALVIRPGERKSNATPKRAVGLLHLPLERAPRKLALTLTAAEKMRPNQPLKVKVQARNADGSIPKQAQVLVAAVDVGILNITEYATPDPFANFFGRKAYGADHLDIYGQLIEAGQGRVAKLAFGGDAALAGGGKRPDTSVLIVALQSEPLKLNELGEGEVSLNIPDFNGELRLMAQAWTVEHYGMGEGKTVVAAPLIAELSAPRFLAGGDETTLALDLSNLSGREQKLDVQLSAAGQLRLAQNPGAAVAPITLADGQRTILRIPVTALGGYGQGRFKVSVNGLALPGEDLPPFSREWTLGIRPAYPAQLKHFRAVLKDEAWLLPADALSAFETVGLEARLAISSRPPLNLGEQIRALKAYPYGCLEQTTSGLYPSLYADAVTLKRLGVEAEPDEQRKRSIELGIERLLSMQRYNGSFGLWGADSDEEYWLTAYVSDFLLRAREQGFGVPEEALKKANERLLRYLQERHLIEVNYSDNAEHSRFAVQAYAGYVLARSQQAPLGALRSLYERRSDARSGLPLVHLAVALQKMGDQPRADELLTAGLARGRDSNNWLADYGSPLRDQALILALLEEHDLAGNRREERLFNLADEVSGQQWLSTQERNSLYLAGRNLLSKPEPSWSAALQSGSLAFELSNAQPGLKLDGSDLTAPLSIRNSASKPGDTPLYQQLTLSGYPSQAPAAGGENLSIYREYLGMDGETLDLSNLQSGELVLVHLAVSAQQRVPDALVVDLLPAGLELENQNLAQSSASLDDASSAVKEWRESMQNAAIKHQEFRGDRYVAALDVNGYDTTHLLYLARAVTPGSYRVPPPQVESMYRPNWQALGTTPGRLIVKER; translated from the coding sequence GGGCCGCGAACTGACCGTGGTGGATGTCTCGGAGGTGCAGCTGGATGGTGCCAGCACGCTGTCGATCAGCTTCTCGGTGCCGCTCGACCCCGAGCAGAAGCTCGCCGAGCGCCTGCACCTGGTCGATAGCAAAGACGGCAAGGTCGATGGCGCCTGGGAACTGACGGACAATCTGATGGAGGTGCGCCTGCGCCACCTGGAGCCACAGCGCAAGCTGGTGCTGACCGTGGATGCCGGGCTGCTCGGGCTGAATGGCAAAAGCCTCGCTGCCGAGCAGGTCACCCGCCTGGAAACCCGTGATCTGCAAGCCAGCGTCGGCTTCGCCAGCCGTGGCTCCTTGCTGCCCACGCGCCTCGCTGAAGGCCTGCCGGTGATCGCGCTGAACGTCGACAAGATCAATGTCGAGTTCTTCCGCATCAAGCCCGAATCGCTGCCGGCCTTCCTTAACCGCTGGGGCCGCGCGAGCAATCTGGACAACTGGGAAGCCCGCAGCCTGCTGCCGATGGCTGACCTGGTTTACGGCGGCCGTTTCGATCTGAACCCTGCGCGCAATACCCGCGAAACCTTGCTGCTGCCGATTGCCGGCCTAGAGCCGTTCAAGCAGCCCGGTGTGTACCTGGCGGTGATGCGTGAAGCCGGCAGCTACAACTACTCACAGCCGGCCACGCTGTTCACCCTGAGTGATATCGGCCTGTCCGCGCGGCGCTACCAGAACCGTATCGATGTGTTCACCCAGGCCCTGGCCGGCGGTGATGCCCTGGGCGATGTGCTTCTGGAAATCCTCGATGCAGAAGGCCAGGTGCTGGCCGAAGGCAAGACCGACAGTGCCGGTCATGGCGAACTGCCACTGCCGCCCAAGGCCGAAGTGCTGTTGGCCCACCAGGGCGAACAGACCAGCCTGCTACGCCTGAATTCCGCGGCGCTGGATCTGGCCGAGTTCGATATCGCCGGCCCCGTCGCTCATCCGTTGCAGTTCTTCGTGTTCGGCCCGCGTGATCTTTATCGCCCCGGCGAAACCGTGCTGCTCAACGGCCTGCTGCGCGATGCCGATGGCCGCGCGGTAAAAGCCCAGCCGGTGAATGTGGAAGTGCGTCGCCCGGATGAGCAGGTCAGCCGCAAATTCGTCTGGCAGGCTGATGACAGCGGTCTGTACCAGTACCAGCTGCAACTGGCCGACGAAGCGCCGACCGGCCGCTGGCAGCTGCTGTTCGACCTCGGTGATGGCCGTCAGCAGCTGTATGAGTTCTCTGTGGAAGACTTCCTGCCCGAACGCATGGCACTGGAACTCAAGGGCAGCGATGTGCCTTACAGCCCGGCAGAAAATGCCCAGTTCGACGTGACGGGGCGCTACCTGTATGGCGCCCCGGCCGCCGGTAATCGTCTCAGTGGCCAGCTCTATGTGCGTCCGCTGCGTGAGGCGGTGGCGAGTTTGCCAGGCTATCAGTTCGGCTCGGTCACCGAAGAAGAGCTGAGCGAGGACATCGAGCTGGATGAAACCAGCCTCGACGAACAGGGCAAGGCCAGCCTGGATATCGAAAGCCGCTGGAGCGACGCCAAGTCGCCGCTGCGTCTGATTCTGCAAGCCAGCCTGCAGGAGTCCGGCGGCCGGGCGATTACCCGGCGGATTATCCAGCCGGTCTGGCCAGCCGAGCGTCTTCCGGGTGTGCGCGGGCTGTTCGATGGCGAGGAAGTCGACGCCGACAGCCTGGCCGAGTTTGAAGTGCTGGTGGCCGATGCCGAGGGCAACAAGCTGGCGGCCGATCAGCTCAGCGTGCGCCTGATTCGTGAGCGCCGTGACTACTTCTGGAACTTCTCCGAGAGCGATGGCTGGAGCCATAACTACACCGAGAAATTCCTCACCCTTAACGAAGAAACCCTCAAGGTCGCTGCCGGTGGCACCGCCAAGATCAGCTTTCCGGTGGAGTGGGGCCCGTATCGCATTGAGGTGATCGACGGCCAGACCGGCCTGCTCAGCAGCCTGCGCTTCTGGGCCGGCTACCGCTGGCAGGACAACGCCGACGGCGGCGCAGTGCGTCCGGATCAGGTCAAGCTGGCGCTGGATAAACCGGCGTATGTCGATGGCGATACGGCCCAGGTCACCGTCACCCCGCCCGCTGCGGGCAAGGGCTACCTGATGGTGGAGTCCAGTGAAGGCCCTCTGTGGTGGCAAGAGGTCGACGTACCGGCTGAGGGCAAGACCTTCGACATCCCGATTGCCAAGGACTGGGCGCGGCATGACCTGTATGTCAGCGCCCTGGTGATTCGCCCCGGCGAGCGCAAGAGCAATGCCACGCCTAAACGTGCGGTTGGCCTGCTGCATCTGCCGCTGGAACGTGCGCCGCGCAAACTGGCGCTGACCCTCACTGCTGCGGAAAAGATGCGTCCTAATCAGCCGCTGAAGGTCAAGGTGCAGGCGCGCAACGCCGACGGCAGCATCCCGAAACAGGCGCAGGTGCTGGTCGCGGCGGTGGATGTCGGCATCCTCAATATCACCGAGTACGCCACGCCCGATCCATTCGCCAACTTCTTCGGCCGCAAGGCCTATGGCGCGGACCATCTGGATATCTACGGGCAACTGATCGAAGCCGGCCAGGGCCGGGTGGCCAAACTGGCCTTCGGCGGTGACGCGGCGCTGGCCGGTGGCGGCAAGCGTCCGGATACCAGTGTGCTGATCGTCGCGTTGCAGAGTGAACCGCTGAAACTGAACGAGCTGGGTGAAGGCGAAGTCAGCCTGAATATCCCTGACTTCAACGGCGAACTGCGGCTGATGGCGCAAGCCTGGACCGTTGAGCACTACGGTATGGGCGAAGGCAAGACAGTGGTCGCTGCGCCGCTGATCGCCGAGCTGTCGGCGCCGCGCTTCCTCGCTGGCGGTGATGAAACCACCCTGGCCCTGGACCTGAGCAACCTGTCCGGGCGCGAGCAGAAACTGGATGTGCAACTGAGCGCTGCAGGCCAGCTGCGTCTGGCGCAGAATCCGGGGGCTGCGGTTGCACCGATCACCCTGGCGGATGGTCAGCGCACCATTCTGCGTATCCCGGTCACCGCGCTGGGCGGCTATGGGCAAGGGCGCTTCAAGGTCAGTGTCAACGGCCTGGCCCTGCCCGGTGAGGATCTGCCGCCATTCAGCCGTGAGTGGACGCTGGGCATTCGTCCGGCCTACCCGGCGCAGTTGAAGCACTTCCGCGCGGTGCTCAAAGACGAAGCCTGGCTGCTGCCTGCTGATGCCTTGAGCGCCTTTGAAACGGTGGGTCTGGAAGCTCGGTTGGCGATTTCTAGTCGTCCGCCGCTCAACCTTGGCGAGCAGATTCGTGCGCTCAAGGCGTATCCGTACGGCTGCTTGGAGCAGACCACCAGTGGTCTGTACCCGTCGCTGTACGCCGATGCTGTAACGCTAAAACGCCTGGGCGTGGAAGCCGAGCCGGATGAGCAGCGCAAGCGCTCCATCGAGTTGGGCATCGAGCGTCTGCTGAGCATGCAGCGCTACAACGGCAGCTTCGGTCTGTGGGGCGCGGACAGCGACGAAGAATACTGGCTGACCGCCTATGTCAGCGACTTCCTCCTGCGCGCCCGCGAGCAGGGCTTCGGCGTACCGGAAGAGGCGCTGAAAAAAGCCAATGAACGCCTGCTGCGCTACCTGCAGGAACGTCACCTGATCGAGGTCAACTACAGCGACAACGCCGAACACAGCCGTTTTGCCGTGCAGGCCTACGCCGGTTATGTGCTGGCGCGCAGTCAACAGGCACCATTGGGTGCGCTGCGCAGCCTGTATGAGCGGCGCAGTGATGCACGCTCCGGTTTGCCGCTTGTGCACCTGGCCGTGGCCCTGCAGAAAATGGGCGATCAGCCGCGTGCCGACGAGCTGCTGACCGCCGGCCTGGCCCGTGGTCGTGACAGCAATAACTGGCTGGCCGATTACGGCAGCCCGCTGCGCGATCAGGCGCTGATTCTGGCGCTGCTGGAAGAGCACGACCTGGCCGGCAACCGCCGCGAAGAGCGGCTGTTCAACCTGGCCGATGAAGTATCCGGGCAGCAGTGGCTGTCGACCCAGGAGCGCAACTCGCTGTACCTGGCCGGGCGCAACCTGCTGAGCAAGCCGGAGCCGAGCTGGAGTGCAGCGTTGCAAAGCGGCAGCCTGGCCTTCGAGCTTAGTAATGCGCAGCCGGGGCTCAAGCTCGATGGCAGCGACCTTACTGCGCCGTTGAGCATCCGTAATTCGGCAAGCAAGCCGGGTGATACCCCGCTGTATCAGCAGCTGACCCTGTCCGGTTACCCCAGTCAGGCCCCAGCTGCCGGTGGTGAAAACCTCAGTATCTACCGCGAATACCTAGGTATGGACGGTGAGACGCTGGACTTGAGCAACCTGCAAAGCGGCGAGCTGGTGCTGGTGCATCTGGCTGTATCCGCCCAGCAGCGCGTACCGGATGCACTGGTGGTCGACCTGCTGCCGGCAGGCCTGGAGCTGGAGAACCAGAACCTGGCACAAAGCTCGGCCAGCCTGGATGACGCCAGCAGTGCGGTGAAGGAGTGGCGTGAGTCGATGCAGAACGCGGCGATCAAGCACCAGGAGTTCCGTGGTGATCGCTACGTTGCCGCGCTGGATGTGAACGGCTACGACACCACCCACCTGCTGTACCTGGCCCGCGCCGTTACCCCGGGAAGCTACCGCGTGCCGCCACCGCAAGTGGAGTCGATGTACCGGCCGAACTGGCAGGCCCTGGGCACCACGCCGGGGCGTTTGATCGTTAAAGAGCGCTAG
- a CDS encoding M4 family metallopeptidase, whose translation MHRKIFPKTLLLAALVSPACTFAAELIDLSTLPTRPGIAGAGDIHDDLGLQPDELNATLSAQLPGGAQVVRYQQFYKGIRVWGEAITEFTDGSQPLRSGRLVSEISSDLVRDATPTLSAKQALEMAKSLKANDLQSENEQSELVVRLDEQQRAQLAYVVSFFLPGAKPSRPFFMIEANSGELLDQWEGLNHAQASGPGGNLKSGRYLYGTDYGHLSVNNKCQMDSGNVITVNLNHSLNNSSTTPFQFACSFNDFKSINGAFSPLNDAHYFGNVVFQMYGNWFGGLRPLLNRKLYMKVHYGNGYENAFWDGQAMTFGDGRNRFYPLVSLDVSAHEVSHGFTELHSGLVYSNQSGGINEAFSDMAGEAAEYFMKGKNDWKVGYDIFKGDGALRYMDQPSRDGRSIDHADKYRAGMDVHHSSGVYNRAFYLLSQKIGWNTRKAFEVFVDANRFYWTETSDFNRGACGVIQSAQNRSYGSADAIAAFAAVGVSCPTLLN comes from the coding sequence ATGCATAGGAAGATATTCCCGAAAACCTTGCTACTCGCCGCACTTGTTTCCCCCGCCTGTACCTTCGCCGCAGAACTGATTGATCTCTCAACCCTGCCAACCCGCCCCGGTATAGCCGGCGCCGGCGACATCCATGATGACCTTGGGCTGCAGCCGGACGAGCTGAACGCTACCCTAAGCGCGCAACTGCCTGGTGGCGCTCAGGTGGTGCGCTATCAACAGTTCTATAAGGGCATCAGGGTGTGGGGCGAAGCCATCACCGAGTTTACCGACGGTAGCCAGCCCCTACGCAGCGGCCGCCTGGTGAGTGAGATCAGCAGCGACCTGGTACGCGATGCAACACCAACGCTCAGCGCCAAACAAGCCCTGGAAATGGCCAAAAGCCTGAAAGCCAATGACCTGCAGAGTGAGAACGAACAGAGTGAGCTGGTCGTACGGCTGGACGAACAGCAACGCGCACAGCTGGCGTACGTAGTGTCGTTCTTCCTCCCAGGCGCCAAACCCTCACGCCCGTTCTTTATGATCGAAGCCAACAGCGGCGAGCTACTTGATCAATGGGAAGGTCTCAACCACGCCCAGGCAAGCGGGCCGGGTGGCAACCTGAAAAGTGGCCGCTACCTGTATGGCACGGACTACGGACATCTGTCGGTCAACAACAAGTGTCAGATGGATAGCGGTAATGTCATCACCGTCAACCTCAACCACAGCTTGAACAACAGCAGCACCACGCCCTTTCAGTTCGCCTGTTCGTTCAACGACTTCAAGAGCATCAACGGTGCGTTCTCGCCGCTGAACGACGCGCACTATTTCGGCAACGTGGTGTTCCAGATGTATGGCAACTGGTTTGGCGGCCTGCGCCCGCTGCTCAACCGCAAGCTGTATATGAAAGTGCATTACGGAAACGGCTATGAAAATGCCTTCTGGGACGGTCAAGCGATGACCTTCGGTGATGGTCGCAATCGCTTCTACCCATTGGTATCGCTGGACGTTTCAGCCCACGAAGTCAGCCATGGCTTTACCGAGCTGCATTCGGGATTGGTCTACAGCAACCAGTCCGGCGGCATCAATGAAGCGTTCTCCGATATGGCTGGCGAAGCGGCCGAATACTTTATGAAAGGCAAGAATGACTGGAAGGTCGGCTACGACATCTTCAAAGGTGACGGCGCCTTGCGCTATATGGACCAACCCAGCCGTGATGGCCGCTCCATTGACCACGCCGACAAGTACCGTGCCGGTATGGATGTTCACCACTCAAGCGGGGTGTATAACCGCGCGTTCTACCTGCTCAGCCAGAAAATCGGCTGGAATACCCGCAAAGCGTTTGAAGTGTTTGTCGACGCCAACCGTTTCTATTGGACGGAAACCAGCGACTTCAACCGCGGCGCCTGCGGCGTGATCCAGTCGGCGCAGAACCGCAGCTATGGCTCTGCCGATGCCATTGCCGCGTTTGCTGCAGTGGGTGTCAGCTGTCCAACCCTGCTGAACTGA
- the pbpC gene encoding peptidoglycan glycosyltransferase PbpC (penicillin-binding protein 1C), with amino-acid sequence MRSGAGRLVAARAVLVRYLRRPWLAIPLCLLLVLAAADRLFPLPLPGDDLARVVLAEDGAPLWRFADRDGVWRYPISPGEVSPYYLEALLTYEDRWFYQHPGVNPLALGRAAWQNLSGGRVLSGGSTLSMQVARLLDPHARSYSGKLKQLWRTLQLEWHLSKDEILTLYLNRAPFGGTLQGVAAASWAYLGKSPSQLTRAEAALLAVLPQAPSRLRPDRHPERAQAARDKVLKRLASFEVWPQSAISDALEEPVLLAPRQEPRLAPLLARRLNTAGSPPLIRTTIDAALQRRLEDLLLGWRARLPERTSAAILVVEQPSMAVRAYLGSVDISDAKRFGHVDMINAVRSPGSTLKPFLYGMALDEGLIHSESLLQDVPLRYGDYRPGNFAAGFSGAVSASEALATSLNLPAVQLLEAYGPKRFAGELRSAGVPLLLPPLAEPNLALILGGAGSRLEELVSGYSAFARGGMAARLRFQPQDGLHERRLLSPGAAWIVRRILSGQARPDRDPRAQLVQRPSLAWKTGTSYGFRDAWAIGVAPRYLIGIWIGRPDGTPVSGQFGLASAAPLLLQVHDLLVNRDSQRGIALPIDPQPASVGVAAICWPLGQSLDSRDPNCRRQRFAWTLDGTTPPTLPAQDQPLGLGLQESLWVNAAGQRVDASCPGATAQRLALWPAPLEPWLPRRERRSARLPVVDPQCPPRHVPVAAPLSIVGVREGDHLRRPAGSSEALRLRLSALGGSGRRWWFVDGQPIAETSADALFNHAFTRSGQYQLSVLDESGQTARVEFSLSD; translated from the coding sequence ATGCGTTCTGGGGCGGGTCGGTTGGTGGCAGCGCGTGCTGTTCTGGTGAGGTATTTGCGCCGTCCCTGGCTGGCTATTCCATTGTGCCTGCTGCTGGTTCTGGCAGCCGCTGACCGGCTATTTCCGCTGCCCTTGCCAGGCGATGATCTGGCCCGCGTGGTGCTGGCCGAGGACGGTGCGCCGCTGTGGCGTTTTGCCGACCGTGATGGCGTCTGGCGTTATCCGATCAGCCCCGGTGAAGTGTCGCCCTATTACCTGGAAGCGCTGCTGACCTACGAGGATCGCTGGTTCTATCAGCACCCCGGGGTCAACCCGTTGGCGCTGGGCCGCGCGGCCTGGCAGAACCTCAGTGGTGGGCGCGTATTGTCCGGTGGCAGCACCCTGTCGATGCAGGTTGCGCGACTGCTCGATCCGCATGCGCGCAGTTACAGCGGCAAACTTAAGCAGCTGTGGCGCACGCTGCAGCTGGAGTGGCACCTGTCCAAGGATGAAATCCTCACCCTTTACCTCAATCGCGCGCCGTTTGGCGGCACGCTGCAGGGGGTGGCGGCGGCCAGTTGGGCTTATCTGGGTAAGTCGCCGAGCCAGCTGACCCGCGCCGAAGCCGCTCTGCTCGCGGTGCTGCCGCAAGCGCCCAGTCGTTTGCGCCCCGATCGCCACCCCGAGCGGGCCCAGGCTGCGCGGGATAAGGTCCTCAAGCGTCTGGCCAGTTTCGAGGTGTGGCCGCAGTCGGCGATCAGCGATGCGCTGGAGGAACCGGTGCTGCTGGCGCCGCGTCAGGAACCGCGCCTGGCCCCATTGCTGGCACGGCGGCTGAATACGGCGGGCAGCCCACCGCTGATTCGCACGACGATCGATGCAGCCTTGCAACGCCGCCTGGAAGACCTACTGCTGGGCTGGCGGGCGCGGTTGCCGGAGCGCACCTCGGCGGCGATTCTGGTGGTCGAGCAACCCAGCATGGCGGTGCGCGCCTACCTGGGCTCAGTGGATATCAGCGATGCCAAGCGCTTTGGCCATGTCGACATGATCAACGCTGTGCGCTCGCCAGGTTCGACCCTGAAGCCCTTTCTTTACGGCATGGCGCTGGACGAGGGGCTGATCCATTCCGAATCACTGCTGCAGGATGTACCACTACGTTATGGCGATTACCGTCCGGGCAACTTTGCTGCCGGGTTCAGCGGCGCGGTGTCGGCCAGCGAGGCGCTGGCCACCTCACTCAATCTACCCGCCGTGCAACTGCTGGAAGCCTACGGGCCGAAGCGTTTTGCCGGCGAGTTGCGCAGCGCCGGGGTGCCCTTGCTGTTGCCGCCGCTGGCCGAACCCAATCTGGCGCTGATTCTCGGCGGCGCCGGCAGTCGCCTGGAGGAGCTGGTCAGCGGTTACAGCGCATTTGCCCGCGGCGGCATGGCCGCACGGCTGCGTTTTCAGCCGCAGGATGGGCTGCATGAGCGGCGCCTGCTGTCGCCCGGTGCCGCGTGGATCGTGCGGCGCATTCTCAGTGGTCAGGCGCGCCCGGACCGTGACCCGCGCGCGCAGCTGGTGCAGCGCCCGAGCCTGGCCTGGAAGACCGGCACCAGCTATGGCTTTCGTGATGCCTGGGCGATTGGCGTGGCGCCGCGTTACCTGATCGGCATCTGGATCGGCCGCCCTGACGGCACCCCGGTGTCCGGCCAGTTCGGCCTGGCCTCGGCCGCGCCACTGCTGCTGCAGGTGCATGATCTGTTGGTCAACCGCGACAGTCAGCGCGGCATTGCCCTGCCGATTGACCCGCAGCCGGCCTCGGTCGGCGTGGCAGCGATTTGCTGGCCGCTGGGCCAATCGCTCGACAGTCGCGACCCCAACTGCCGGCGCCAGCGCTTTGCCTGGACCCTGGATGGCACCACGCCACCGACCTTGCCGGCGCAGGATCAGCCGCTGGGCTTGGGGCTGCAGGAAAGCCTTTGGGTGAATGCCGCCGGGCAACGCGTGGATGCCAGTTGCCCGGGTGCCACGGCACAGCGCCTGGCGTTGTGGCCGGCGCCGCTGGAACCCTGGCTGCCGCGTCGTGAGCGGCGCAGTGCGCGCCTGCCGGTGGTTGATCCGCAGTGCCCGCCACGGCATGTGCCCGTCGCTGCGCCACTGTCGATTGTCGGCGTGCGTGAGGGTGATCATTTGCGGCGCCCGGCCGGCAGTAGCGAAGCGCTGCGTTTGCGTCTGTCTGCACTGGGCGGCAGCGGAAGGCGTTGGTGGTTTGTCGACGGTCAGCCGATTGCCGAAACCAGCGCCGATGCGTTGTTTAATCACGCCTTTACACGCAGCGGGCAGTATCAGCTCAGTGTGCTGGACGAAAGCGGGCAGACCGCGCGGGTTGAGTTCAGCTTGTCGGACTAA